One window of Triticum dicoccoides isolate Atlit2015 ecotype Zavitan chromosome 5A, WEW_v2.0, whole genome shotgun sequence genomic DNA carries:
- the LOC119299304 gene encoding auxin-responsive protein IAA31-like: MANLHSSQTLTTHLQPAEKNDLLVATTSSRRQELMAAAMSYVHADVENLKATELRLGLPGVEESDKMPSPPSTPRAGTKRALAGEHREEEPKAAPPAAKAQVVGWPPVRSYRKSCFQQASSKTKEAAPAPVVVKQEEAAVAAAPPAAAAAGGSLYVKVSMDGAPYLRKIDLKMYKGYRELREALEAMFLGFSGDAGSVNPSDFAVTYEDKDGDLMLVGDVPFGMFMSTCKRMRIMKGSEARGLGSSKE, encoded by the exons ATGGCGAACCTCCACAGCTCACAAACCCTCACCACTCACCTACAGCCAGCTGAGAAGAACGACTTGCTAGTTGCAACCACCTCTAGCCGGCGACAGGAACTGATGGCGGCGGCCATGAGCTACGTGCATGCCGACGTGGAGAACCTCAAGGCGACGGAGCTGAGGCTCGGCCTGCCGGGCGTCGAGGAGAGCGACAAGatgccgtcgccgccgtccactcccAGGGCCGGCACCAAGCGCGCGCTCGCCGGGGAGCACCGCGAGGAGGAGCCCAAGGCCGCGCCCCCGGCCGCCAAGGCGCAGGTGGTTGGGTGGCCGCCGGTGAGGTCCTACAGGAAGAGCTGCTTCCAGCAGGCGAGCAGCAAGACCAAGGAGGCCGCGCCGGCACCTGTGGTGGTGAAGCAGgaggaggctgccgttgccgcggcgccgcccgccgccgcagccgcggGTGGATCACTGTACGTGAAGGTGAGCATGGACGGAGCACCCTACCTGAGGAAGATCGACCTCAAGATGTACAAGGGCTACCGCGAGCTCAGGGAGGCCCTGGAGGCCATGTTCCTTGGCTTCTCCGGCGACGCAGGCAGCGTGAACCCGTCCGACTTCGCCGTGACCTACGAGGACAAGGACGGCGACCTCATGCTCGTCGGCGACGTGCCCTTCGG GATGTTCATGAGCACTTGCAAGAGGATGAGGATCATGAAGGGATCCGAAGCGAGAGGCCTAGGATCATCAAAGGAGTGA